The nucleotide window CGTTAGAAAATCTGGGGACTCTGAGTTCAAGAGCCGCATCGAGAACTACTACGGAATCAACGTGGAGCCCATCACTAGGGCACCTCTGGCCTTCGCCTTAATGGACGGGGCAAACCTCACCCGAGATGACATGGGAGTCGGTTACCTCGCACCAGAACGCCGGGCGTACCTTCGTGGTTACAAGAGCTGGCATCGAGAGATCCGAGAGTCAGATGAGTCGCCCTACATGCCGAAGGCGCCCCAGGAGCGTCGCTTCGTCGCGCCTGCTCCGTATCTGCCGGGAACCCGACGGGAAGGGCCGGCGCAGTACGATGTGGTCTTCGCTTCGGAGTTCGGCTTCCTCGCCGGAAACTCCACCTCTCTCTTCAATGAGATCTCGGTCTGTCTGAACGCGGGATTGCGGGTGGGCGTGATCCCGTTCCAGAACGGACTGATCCCCTCGGCGTCCAAGCGGCAGTTCAGCCGCAAAATCGATGACCTGGTGCTCACGGGACAAGTGGATCGGTTGTCCCTGGACACCGTGGCCGAAGCTGACCTTCTTGTAGTGCGGTGGCCCACGGCTGTGCAGATGGTTCCCGATATGGTTGCCGGACTCAAGCCGCAGAGAGCGGTCATCGTGTCCAACCACCCGCCATTCGAGCCGAGCGGGGAACGGCGCAGCTACGACATCGGAGTCGTGACTCGAAATATCGAAAGGCTATTCGGCGTGCGACCTCTCTGGGCTCCGCAGAGCGAGCAGATTGGAGCCATGATCTCCCCGCTCATGCCCGCGTCAGATATGACGAGCTTTTCCTGGAAGGGGATCATCGAGCTCAAAGAGCAGGCGACCCAGAATCGCTTCAGGGCGGGTCGGCCAACCATCGGGCGGCACGCACGCGACGACGCAGCGAAGTGGCCCTCGGATCGCAAAGTCTTCAAACAGGTGTACCCAGCCGATGGGTCAGCCAACGTCTGCATCCTCGGTGGCACCAAGGTGCCCGTGCAAAAGGGCTTCCTCTCAAAGAACCCGCCCTCCTGGGAGGTCTACGCGTTCAACGAGATCACCGTGGACGAGTACTTGGCGGAGAAGCTGGACTTCTTCGTGTATTTCCACAGTGACGGCTGGCTTGAGGCATTTGGCATGGCGATCCTGGAGGCGATGAGCTATGGCGTGGTCTGCGTGCTGCCACGGCACTTCGAACCAGTGTTTAAGGACGCGGCGATCTACGCGGGACCAGACCAAGTCACTGACGTCATCAACGAGCTGTGGGACTCGCGGCGGTACGCAGAGCAGCAACAGCGCGCTGTGAGATTCATCGAAGAGGAATGTACTCCGGAGGCGTACCTAAGGCGCCTAGCCGGTCTAGGCGTACAGGTGAAAAACAATGAAGGCTAAGAAGACATCGATCAAGCACCTGGATAGCGTTCCACGCCACAGCTGGGAGGGACCTCAGGACCTCGATGTCGAGGAACGGGGTCTTTACACAGAGCATCTCGACGGTGAGCAGTACGATTTCATCTTCGCTCCCAAGCCTGAAACGGGCCGCCTCATCGTGTTCTTCTCCGGAGATGCTCGGCGCAGCAAATTTGAGCCGCCAGTGTTCCAGCGGTGGAGCTGGGCATCGAAGTTTCCGGCAAGCTGCCTGTACTTCTCAGACCCGGCCCTTTACCACCACTCCAACCTTGGACTCGCATGGTACGCGGGGAACAACCACGGCGATTACCTAGAACACATCGCCAAGATCACCCGATCTATCGTCCAGCGAATGGGAACAGCGCATGGTCAGGTTTTTTCCTACGGCTCCAGTGGTGGCGGATTTGCTGCTCTCCGATTTGCGCGGTATTTCAAGGGCCTGCGGGTGATCGCAATCAATCCCCAGACGGACCTCTGGGCGTATCCGGTGAAGTGGACCAACCGCTTGGCCAGAGCTTGCTATGACGCGAAAACCCTTGGCGATGTCCCCGTGGATCAGCAGTACAAGTTCTCGGCCCTGGATCCAGCCGTGCTCCACGGTGCCCGCGGAATTTTCCTCGGGCAGAATGAGCAGGACCGGGATCACTACGAGAAGCACTTCGAGCCGTTCAATGACTACGTTGAGAGTCTCGGACTCCGCGACAGACTCACCAGCCGGGTCTTCTCCGACGCCTCAGGACACGCTGGCGCGGAGAACCAAGAGACGTTCGACGAAATTATCGGTTTTCTGAAAGCGCCCGAGCCTGAAGCGAAGGAGTAAATCTGCGCTCGCCGTGACGGCGGGCTACACCTACTCGGTACTCGAACCCAAGTAGTCGCGGAGCATTTCAAACTGGTCGGCAGGCCGGAAACCAGTGGACTCGATCTTGCTCAGATCGAACGTGGCATTGCGGGGCCGGGGCGCCGCGCTTGCTTTGTCGGCGAAAAACTCTTCCGTCGTCACCGGCTTCACATCCTGGGGGTTGTGGCCGGTCAGCGCATAAACGCTCTGCGCCACGTTGGACCAGCTGACGACATCGCCAGCGTTGGACACGTTGTAGGTTCCATACGGCGCACCCTGGTCGAGCAGATGGGCAATGGCACGTGCGATCTCGGTCGCGAAGCTCAGTCTTCCGAACTGATCGGCAACGACGGTGGGGCTGATTCCGCGTTCTGCGAGGGCTGACATGGTCCTGACGAAGTTCTTGCCATCGCCAATGACCCAGGACGTGCGCAGGATGTAGTGCTTCGGTGTGATGCTGACGGCGTAGTCACCGGCCGCTTTGGACTGCCCGTAGACCCCCAGGGGAGTGAACGGTTCATCCTCAACGTGGAGCCGCTGGGAGCCGTCGAAGACGTAGTCGGTGGAGACATGGACGAGTGTCAGTCTGTGTTCAGAGGCGATTCGGGAAAGCAGTGTCGGACCAGCAGCGTTCGCAACCCAAGCCCGCTGACGGCCGTCTGCTGTCTCCGCGTCGTCGACCGCCGTGAATGCGGCTGCATTGACCACAGTGGTGTATTGAGACCAATCAACCGCGTGGACAGAGTCGGGTTGGGCCAGGTCGACGACATCCCGACCTACTACTTCTACGTCAGATCGGCTCTCCCAAAGCTCAGCGAGCGCCACGCCCAGTTGGCCAGATGCACCGATCACCAGAGTCTTGCGCTGCTTCATGGGGGTCACGGCCTCGAGGCGAGGGTGCGCTAGATCCTTGGCTGACAGTTCTCCGTTCCCTAGCGACAGTGGCCAGGGGATCGCGGCAGTCTCGTCCGCCAGGTTCAGGAAGGTGTACTGGTCCTGGGCAGACGCAGACCAGTGGTCGTTGACCAGGTAGGTGTATGCCGTGTCGTCTTCCAGAGCTTGAAATGCGTTGCCCACACCTCGTGGAACGAACACGGCGACTGAAGGGTCTATCTCACACCAGTACGTGGCACCGAACGAGTCACCTTCACGCAGATCCACCCATGCGCCGAACACCCGACCAGTAGCCACAGAGATGTACTTGTCCCAGGGTTCCGCGTGGATTCCGCGCGTAACACCTCGCGAAGCGTTGAAGGAGATGTTGTTCTGGACCGGGCCGAAATCGTCGAGGCCGAGCGTCGTCATCTTCTCGCGTTGCCAGTTCTCTTTGAACCATCCACGAGCGTCACCGTGGACTGGGAGGTCGATGACTTTAAAGCCAGGGATAGGCGTCTCTCGGACGGACAGCGACTTACCGGTGTGCAGTGAGGTCATGGTCGGCCTTCTTTCGTGGAGCTGGGGGTCAGTGGCCGGAGGCGGAGTACTTGGCTTCGGCGTCAGCCTTTTGGCCACGCCACCACTGTTCGTTCTCGCGGTACCAGGTGATCGTGTCTCTCAAGCCGGCGGTAAAGTCCGTGAACTGAGGCGTCCACCCCAGCTCGTCCCGGAGCTTGCTGGAATCGATCGCGTAGCGCAGGTCGTGTCCTGGCCGGTCCTTGACGTGATCATAGGCGTCGGCCGATTCCCCCATCTCGCGGAGAATTGTCTGAATGACCTCGAGGTTGTTCTTCTCCCCGTCGGCGCCGATCAAGTAAGTCTCTCCCGTTCGGCCACGTTCGAGGATGGCAAGAACTGCTGCCGAGTGGTCGTCGGCGTGGATCCAATCCCGAACGTTCTCTCCCTTTCCATACAGACGCGGACGCACCCGGTCGATCACGTTGGTGATCTGGCGTGGGATGAACTTCTCGACATGCTGGCGAGGTCCGTAGTTGTTGGAACAGTTCGAGATCGTAGCTTCGAGACCAAAGGACCTGACCCAAGCGCGGACCAGCAGATCCGAACCCGCTTTCGTCGCAGAGTAGGGCGACGACGGGTTATAGGGGGTCTCTGCGGTGAACTTGGCGGGATCATCCAGTTCCAGGTCCCCGTACACTTCGTCAGTTGAAATGTGGTGGAAGCGAGTCCGATGTCGACGCGCTGCCTCTAGGAGCGTGAACGTGCCGACGAGGTTGGTTTCCAGGAAAGGTGAGGGGTCAAGTAATGAGTTGTCGTTGTGCGTCTCTGCGGCATAGTGGACGACAGCGTCAGCTTTGGCGGTGAGTTCGTCGACCAAAGACGCATCGCTGATGTCTCCTACAACGAGCTCGACGCGTTCCGAAGGAAGTCCATCAAGCGACGCCTTGTCACTTGCGTAGGTCAGCTTGTCCAGTACGACGATGTTGTGGGTCGTGTGCTCAATCGCGTAGCGGACGAAGCTAGACCCAATAAAGCCGGCTCCGCCGGTTACCAACAGTGTGCTCATGAGACTCACCATAGTACGGACGGATGACTTCCACACCGACCGCTAGGGTCGTCGAACCTCACTGTCCCAAGTAGAGTGTGTCCGATATAAACGGTTCGGCAAGATACGGGAGAGTCCGATCGACATGGCGAGAAAAGGCATAATTTTAGCGGGAGGCTCCGGGACGAGACTCCACCCAGTGACAAGGGGCGTCTCTAAGCAGTTGCTGCCCGTATACGACAAGCCGATGATTTATCACCCCCTCTCGGTTCTGATGCTCGCAGGCATCAAAGAGATACTGATAATTTCCACGCCTGAGGACCTGCCACAGTACCGACGGCTGCTCGGAGACGGGGAGGACTTCGGTATCAACCTTCAGTACGCCGAACAGCCTGCGCCAGACGGTCTCGCACAAGCTTTCCTGATCGGGGAGGACTTCATCGGGGCCGATCCTGTTTGTCTGGTGTTGGGCGACAACATCTTCCATGGACAGCATTTCTCGGAACAGCTCAGTCGGGCATCCGAGCGACCCTCGGGTGCCACAGTATTCGGGTACCTAGTCAAGGACCCCGAGCGTTTCGGCGTCGTGGAGTTCGACCAGGACGGCCATGCACTATCCATCCAGGAGAAGCCTGCGCATCCGAAATCACCGTATGCGGTAACCGGTCTCTACTTCTATGACAACGATGTGGTTGACATCGCCAAGCAGGTGAGACCATCGGCGCGGGGGGAGCTTGAGATTACCAGTGTCAACACGGTTTACCTGGAACGCGGAACTCTGACAGTCGAGAAACTCGGGCGGGGTTTCGCCTGGCTTGACACCGGGACTCACGAGAGCCTCCTCGAGGCAGGACAATACGTCGCTGCTATAGAAAAGCGTCAAGGCTTAAAGGTGGCGTGCCTAGAGGAGATCGGCTGGGAGAAGGGTTGGATATCTGATCAACACTTTGAGCAATCGGGAAGAGGGCAATCGAAAACGGATTACGGCCAATACATACTTAGGCGAGCTTTAGAAAAATTTTAAACTATTATGTACGTCGTCCTTGTAATGATTTTAGAAAGATTTGTTCAATTTTAGAAATAACTTTAGAACACCCAGCGGGTGATTACGTGCGCTCAACTTGGGATTCTCCGACCCCGATTACGCCGCCACATTGAGACAGTCCAAGCGATATCCAGCATTCTGCCGCGCGCAGACGGTCCGACGTTCAGATATGTCGTAAGCTAAGCCAGGACTCGTAAAGACAATCAATAGAGCTCATCAGAGGAGCGGGAGAGCAAATGAAGATGCTCGAGAACTTGCCAATTCCAGGGTTTGTCGCTGACCCCGAGTGGGGCAATCGCTGGAATATCGGCAATAACCAAGGTGTCATCGTCTATCTGGACTCCTCTGGCAACCTGGTTGTGAATAAAGACTCGAAGTTCACACTGCATACCGTGTTGAACGCGACTACGAGCGACCTGGAAAAACTCCCGAGGGGGAGGGGCGTCAGCGTGCTGTCAGGGTCCGCTTATACTGCATCTCTGAACGCGCACAGCCTTGACGGCGTCCGAGCGCAGCTTGCCATCCACGAATTCAACGTGACCGGGGCATTGGTCAATAGGACACTGGTTAGCAACCTGGACAGAGTGTTGTTTGTATCGACGTCCCAAACGACTCATCTGGCGGTTTCGGTCCGCACAGTGGGCCAAGGGTCAGTGACACTTCGAGGCCTAGAGTTCAATCCCGCCGTGACGAACAAGGCTGAGCCGGGCGTACACAAACACGGCAAAGTTGTGGAACCCGGGTACAAGTCCCGTCCCACTGCGAGAGATGCTCACGTTTGGCTGTTGCCGGTTCGTCAAGCACTTTACAACGACACGCCTCTGAGTGCCTTGATGAACAAGAAAGACGCGCTGGAAGCCTGTGCCGCTCTTCTCGAAGGGGGCCATTTCCTTGAAGTGAAAGAGATCGTACGGCGTCTAGATCTATACGGTGACCTCACAACATCACAACTTAGAAAAGTATTCTGGCATGCGCGCAGGACGGGGTACTTGCAGCATGCCGTGTCAACGCTGGATGAGATTGTTATAAAAAGTAGGAACAGTAAAGACGAAGTTGCACGCAATTTATTGCGAGAAGAGCTTGATTTTCAAAAGGACCCATGGAGTGTGCTCGATAAGCTCGACACTATAGATGCATACGACCCGAATGGTCCGGTATTACATATGGTCGGGAAGTCGCTCCCGGAGCGGCAAACCGGTTATACTCTCCGAACGAAGTACACTACTGAGGCATTGGCAAACGCGGGGATTAAGAGTGTTGTAGCGGTGCAAGGCGGTGGAAACTTTGATATAGATATTTTAGAAACTCAACGGCGAGAACACGCAGGAGTTTCGACAGTAATTTTTCCTGGGCTGCCTAAGAATAAGGCGCCCAGAGCTTCCTGGATGAAAGAAAATTCTAAGCACCTTTTCGACCTTGTGAAGCGAGAAAAGCCCAGCGTCATCCATGCTCATTCCGATTTTGTGAACGGCGTGCTGGCTACATGCGTTGGAGAGGCTACCGGCGTTCCTGTCGTTTATGAGTCGCGTGGCTTCTGGGAAGAGACTTGGCTGTCGCGAATTGCCCGGGCCCAGAATTGGGAAAATACAGACCACATTATTCGAATGTACGGCGCGCCCGAGCTCTATAGTCTTCGTCGAGACACCGAGCGGCGAGTCCGAGAGCGTGCGGATCGAGTGATTACTTTGGCGAAGACCATGCAGGACTTTATTCTTTCTGAGAGTCCTGGCATGATCAAAAGCGACAAAATTTCGCTTGCTAGGAATGCGGTAGATCCAAAAGAGTTTCCGGTAGAAATATCATCAAGAGGCCTCAAGAGCAATTTAGGTATAAGTTCAGAGTCTACTGTGATTGGGTATATTTCTTCTATTGTCGAGTACGAGGGAATAGAAACTCTAATAAACGCATTTTCAATGCTCTCACAAAAATCTCAAACGAGTTTAGTTATTGTCGGAGATGGCCCTCACCTCAATTCGCTCAGGCGCTATGTCGAGTCGAGGAACATAAAGGATGTTGTGTTCACGGGAAGGGTCCCGCATGAAGACATCCTCTCCTACTACCACACGATTGATATTTTCGTGGTACCTCGTCGCCGAACGACCGTAACCGAACTAGTGACCCCGCTCAAGCCATTCGAAGCATTTTCGACTGGGAGGGCAGTGGTGATGTCGGATGTGGCAGCGTTGGCTGAAATTGCGGAAGACTCGGGTGGAGCGGCTCGCACTTTTCGTGCCGACGACGCTCAGTCGCTTAGATCTGTCTTGGAAGATCTCCTAGATGCGCCAGGAGAGAGGGCACGAATGGGAGAGCAAGGCGCGAAGTGGATCCGTTCGGAACGCTCGTGGGAATCGAATGTCGCAATCTATTCGAGTGTTTACGCGGCATTACGCAAGCCCTCCACCACAAGGGGGGCGAGCAAGTGGTAGGTACAACCATCCCCAGCTCTACTGGGCATGAGTTCATACTGGACGAGACGTGGGCTGTATTGCGAGTGATACTGGCTGACACAAGTGGCCTCGGTTCCAACGAGATCCGAGTTCAGATTAGGGATAAAAAATCGGGTGACCTGCTAGACGACCGAACCGTTGTGACGCCCAGTCGTTTGGCGATTGACCTGGGCGCCTGGGTAGGTAATGACCAGCTAGTTGTTCGGCTACTCGAGCAGAAAAGCGAAGGGGTCTGGAAGCATACTTCTGGATCAATTAGTCTGAATCGGCTAGGTTCGTTACAGACCTTCAATGTGAGACCTTCAGACTGGGGAGTGCAACAGTCATGCTACGTGAACTTTCGGAATCCGAATCCGAAGGAGGATTTCACTAGTGTGCTCGTTGAGAGGGACAGGGACCTCACTGTTTACTACGACCAGCAGCGTGCTGATTCACTGTGGGCTACCTTCTTTGAGGCGCTACCGGGTGGAAAGCGTGGGATTAAGTTGGGGCCCTCAGTAAAGATCGCGGCATTAGAGCTACGTGGCGAGACTCCGGTGGAGGTGTTCCATCGGTCTTCTAATCTACGAGGAAGCATACGGAAGAATGTAACAATCTCGCCGCTACTCGCGGTGTCTGTCTCAGGACAGCGGATTTCTGGAA belongs to Nesterenkonia halotolerans and includes:
- a CDS encoding sugar nucleotide-binding protein; this encodes MTSLHTGKSLSVRETPIPGFKVIDLPVHGDARGWFKENWQREKMTTLGLDDFGPVQNNISFNASRGVTRGIHAEPWDKYISVATGRVFGAWVDLREGDSFGATYWCEIDPSVAVFVPRGVGNAFQALEDDTAYTYLVNDHWSASAQDQYTFLNLADETAAIPWPLSLGNGELSAKDLAHPRLEAVTPMKQRKTLVIGASGQLGVALAELWESRSDVEVVGRDVVDLAQPDSVHAVDWSQYTTVVNAAAFTAVDDAETADGRQRAWVANAAGPTLLSRIASEHRLTLVHVSTDYVFDGSQRLHVEDEPFTPLGVYGQSKAAGDYAVSITPKHYILRTSWVIGDGKNFVRTMSALAERGISPTVVADQFGRLSFATEIARAIAHLLDQGAPYGTYNVSNAGDVVSWSNVAQSVYALTGHNPQDVKPVTTEEFFADKASAAPRPRNATFDLSKIESTGFRPADQFEMLRDYLGSSTE
- the rfbB gene encoding dTDP-glucose 4,6-dehydratase; translation: MSTLLVTGGAGFIGSSFVRYAIEHTTHNIVVLDKLTYASDKASLDGLPSERVELVVGDISDASLVDELTAKADAVVHYAAETHNDNSLLDPSPFLETNLVGTFTLLEAARRHRTRFHHISTDEVYGDLELDDPAKFTAETPYNPSSPYSATKAGSDLLVRAWVRSFGLEATISNCSNNYGPRQHVEKFIPRQITNVIDRVRPRLYGKGENVRDWIHADDHSAAVLAILERGRTGETYLIGADGEKNNLEVIQTILREMGESADAYDHVKDRPGHDLRYAIDSSKLRDELGWTPQFTDFTAGLRDTITWYRENEQWWRGQKADAEAKYSASGH
- the rfbA gene encoding glucose-1-phosphate thymidylyltransferase RfbA, with the protein product MARKGIILAGGSGTRLHPVTRGVSKQLLPVYDKPMIYHPLSVLMLAGIKEILIISTPEDLPQYRRLLGDGEDFGINLQYAEQPAPDGLAQAFLIGEDFIGADPVCLVLGDNIFHGQHFSEQLSRASERPSGATVFGYLVKDPERFGVVEFDQDGHALSIQEKPAHPKSPYAVTGLYFYDNDVVDIAKQVRPSARGELEITSVNTVYLERGTLTVEKLGRGFAWLDTGTHESLLEAGQYVAAIEKRQGLKVACLEEIGWEKGWISDQHFEQSGRGQSKTDYGQYILRRALEKF
- a CDS encoding glycosyltransferase, whose protein sequence is MKMLENLPIPGFVADPEWGNRWNIGNNQGVIVYLDSSGNLVVNKDSKFTLHTVLNATTSDLEKLPRGRGVSVLSGSAYTASLNAHSLDGVRAQLAIHEFNVTGALVNRTLVSNLDRVLFVSTSQTTHLAVSVRTVGQGSVTLRGLEFNPAVTNKAEPGVHKHGKVVEPGYKSRPTARDAHVWLLPVRQALYNDTPLSALMNKKDALEACAALLEGGHFLEVKEIVRRLDLYGDLTTSQLRKVFWHARRTGYLQHAVSTLDEIVIKSRNSKDEVARNLLREELDFQKDPWSVLDKLDTIDAYDPNGPVLHMVGKSLPERQTGYTLRTKYTTEALANAGIKSVVAVQGGGNFDIDILETQRREHAGVSTVIFPGLPKNKAPRASWMKENSKHLFDLVKREKPSVIHAHSDFVNGVLATCVGEATGVPVVYESRGFWEETWLSRIARAQNWENTDHIIRMYGAPELYSLRRDTERRVRERADRVITLAKTMQDFILSESPGMIKSDKISLARNAVDPKEFPVEISSRGLKSNLGISSESTVIGYISSIVEYEGIETLINAFSMLSQKSQTSLVIVGDGPHLNSLRRYVESRNIKDVVFTGRVPHEDILSYYHTIDIFVVPRRRTTVTELVTPLKPFEAFSTGRAVVMSDVAALAEIAEDSGGAARTFRADDAQSLRSVLEDLLDAPGERARMGEQGAKWIRSERSWESNVAIYSSVYAALRKPSTTRGASKW